A section of the Humulus lupulus chromosome 2, drHumLupu1.1, whole genome shotgun sequence genome encodes:
- the LOC133816511 gene encoding protein CURLY FLAG LEAF 1-like has protein sequence MEFPELSLAPTQAFVHSNGNNIGLSLESDQSNASRKRKLFQDHHHFLMNTNNIDHHQPPLSVDLQLKDPLPLDWEQCLDLESGEMYYLNRKTLRKSWNWPIQMEQAAAAAALDLELNMSSFSEDHHNRMNGFSDPMIMKRQSSSAGVSSFNNNNNMVALACLNCHLLVILSKSSPSCPNCKYIHSLPSVSHQNCSPAPSKVAAVKSLNTLSLLN, from the exons atGGAATTTCCAGAGTTGTCGTTGGCTCCAACGCAGGCCTTTGTTCATTCAAACGGCAACAATATTGGTTTGTCTTTGGAATCAGATCAAAGCAACGCTTCAAGGAAAAGGAAGCTCTTCCAAGATCATCATCATTTTCTCATGAATACTAATAATATTGATCATCATCAACCACCACTCAGCGTTGATCTTCAACTGAAAGACCCTCTACCCTTGGATTGGGAGCAGTGTCTCGATCTCGAA TCGGGAGAAATGTATTACTTGAACAGAAAAACACTGAGAAAGAGCTGGAACTGGCCGATTCAGATGGAGCAAGCGGCGGCCGCGGCGGCGCTTGACCTTGAGCTAAACATGTCATCGTTCTCAGAGGATCATCATAACAGGATGAATGGGTTTTCGGATCcgatgattatgaagagacaaAGTTCCTCTGCGGGCGTGAGTAgttttaacaacaacaacaacatggtGGCTTTGGCCTGTCTCAATTGTCATCTTCTAGTTATACTCTCTAAGTCTTCTCCTTCATGCCCTAACTGCAAGTATATCCACTCACTGCCCTCCGTCAGCCACCAGAACTGTTCTCCGGCGCCGTCCAAAGTCGCCGCCGTTAAGTCTTTGAACACCTTAAGCCTCCTCaattaa